One Trichoderma atroviride chromosome 7, complete sequence DNA segment encodes these proteins:
- a CDS encoding uncharacterized protein (EggNog:ENOG41), with product MATTEEIVQRLHESRPPATDVATYLTIVEMSLSPEILPALQEILEDVSLAGDIGWDLVEMLIPIPGSEECLESIARLGNPREVILKVLEVMEKTTAAGEEAGEDEVEEEKKAAAIDATNQVTKGETKAIRHFVTLCGMLGILLKRLQVKAPSRFLHTTLETVQRCYDATSAASTAAVISLVQSLARKTRPLLPSRKSSVKLDTPFQDSDPAKQAPDPEADRTDTLNANEPGLINSLLQSFITCVLEAYVNSNNVEWASRMLEYTYPERIVPGRKTMIQTFKEVVELQAKDALLGQLVSLAGDLGLSKLPPFKMKEYLEGPIYRAPLSIEFDPAHPEQLHLSTGGLVCLNAYWMFAADVFDADRGLPTGELHPQHMLPDHQALLQSFLGDESGNQIATNPGTFEALIVMAIWLDGRKALSKPDNAGAVTGFMPYHHLLTLVSIFHQNIRVRNATTVVAGSVLHADPDEEDRLAILEDLLENCEFSSLQACAVAWLREELIAAKKAGSKGRFSGPECFETIQYTLFPDLSHLQQADASALLEFWAQNAPLHLQVANFALFLFGEDYKSLAPVGMAAAIEHRYVEPLLHAARTLEKAVGAKEIEVDGESLMQLSILTDTLSRVSLQ from the exons ATGGCCACTACAGAAGAGATTGTTCAGCGACTTCACGAGTCTCGCCCGCCAGCCACAGATGTCGCCACATATCTCACCATTGTCGAGATGTCGCTGTCTCCAGAGATTCTGCCTGCGCTACAGGAGATCCTGGAGGACGTGTCATTAGCCGGAGACATTGGGTGGGATCTGGTCGAGATGTTGATTCCCATTCCGGGCAGCGAAGAGTGTTTGGAGAGCATTGCGCGACTGGGCAACCCACGAGAGGTCATCCTCAAGGTTCTTGAGGTCATGGAGAAGACAACTGCTGCGGGAGAGGAAGCAGGTGAAGACGAGgtagaagaggaaaagaaagctgctgctattgacGCTACGAATCAAGTTACCAAGGGTGAGACGAAAGCTATTCGGCATTTTGTGACGCTTTGCGGAATGTTGGGGATCCTTCTCAAGCGCCTGCAAGTCAAAGCCCCCTCACGGTTCCTACACACCACGCTGGAAACAGTACAGAGGTGCTACGATGCCACAAGCGCAGCATCTACCGCGGCGGTTATTTCTCTGGTCCAATCTCTCGCGCGCAAGACACGGCCTCTTTTGCCATCTCGTAAGTCGAGCGTCAAATTGGACACGCCGTTTCAAGACAGCGACCCAGCGAAACAAGCGCCAGACCCCGAAGCCGATCGTACAGATACATTAAACGCAAATGAACCGGGCCTGATTAATAGCTTACTGCAATCATTCATCACATGCGTCCTCGAAGCCTATGTCAACTCTAATAATGTGGAATGGGCTTCAAGGATGCTGGAATATACCTACCCAGAGCGGATAGTGCCCGGTCGAAAGACTATGATTCAGACGTTCAAAGAGGTTGTAGAGCTTCAAGCGAAGGATGCTTTGCTGGGACAGCTAGTG TCTCTTGCTGGCGATTTGGGCCTATCGAAATTGCCCCCTTTCAAGATGAAAGAGTATCTCGAGGGCCCAATTTACCGGGCGCCCCTGTCTATCGAATTCGATCCTGCACACCCAGAGCAACTCCATTTATCGACAGGTGGCTTAGTGTGCCTGAATGCGTATTGGATGTTTGCTGCCGACGTTTTCGACGCGGATCGAGGCCTCCCAACAGGAGAACTACACCCGCAACACATGCTGCCTGATCACCAAGCCTTGCTGCAGAGTTTTCTAGGCGATGAATCAGGGAACCAGATCGCCACGAATCCGGGAACGTTTGAGGCCCTAATTGTTATGGCAATTTGGCTAGATGGACGGAAAGCACTTTCGAAACCCGATAACGCTGGAGCTGTTACAGGATTTATGCCCTACCACCATCTTCTGACACTTGTGTCAATCTTCCACCAAAACATCCGAGTGCGCAATGCAACAACCGTTGTAGCAGGCTCAGTCTTACACGCTGATCCCGATGAGGAAGATCGATTGGCTATCCTAGAAGACTTGTTGGAAAACTGCGAattctcctctcttcaagCGTGCGCGGTCGCATGGCTACGAGAGGAGCTGATTGCCGCGAAAAAGGCTGGCTCAAAAGGTCGCTTCTCCGGCCCAGAGTGCTTCGAAACCATTCAGTATACCTTGTTTCCAGACCTGTCGCATCTCCAACAGGCCGACGCTTCTGCATTGCTAGAATTTTGGGCCCAAAATGCTCCTCTGCATTTACAAGTCGCCAACTTTGCTCTGTTCCTGTTTGGCGAGGATTACAAATCTCTTGCGCCGGTGGGTATGGCTGCGGCGATTGAGCATCGCTATGTCGAACCGCTGTTGCACGCCGCAAGGACGCTAGAGAAGGCTGTTGGCgcaaaggagattgaagTTGATGGTGAGAGTCTGATGCAGCTTAGTATCTTGACGGATACGCTAAGTCGGGTTTCGCTGcagtaa
- a CDS encoding uncharacterized protein (EggNog:ENOG41) has translation MSDQNKGRIAIKFGGGSNSSSAAKPSRSKPPSSLGKRPHSHALGGDSDSDSEDDRRRGRHEAITGFGADGAETKRKRQKEEKKVYVIERQSNRSWKDEVRSHRQSKNLLPAEARAQQNAVTAETEPASQDTSLKWGLTIKEKKPASEDQAPAESNAQASDDEMREASSGEGEGDAAPAERTADDEAMDALLGKTTEDKKIITAGQPTEDDAYRRDVESSGAVSSLQDYEDMPVEEFGAALLRGMGWNGENRGPKVKQVKRRQNRLGLGAKELKEEEELGGWNQIGKKKSRPRLDDYRREESKRKESRRHEDSYKRERERERDRERGQHRDRDRDRDRDYRDRDRDRDRHRDRDRDYDRHRDRHRDSDRDRRR, from the coding sequence ATGTCTGACCAGAATAAAGGTCGCATAGCCATTAAATTTGGCGGAGGCAGCAACTCCTCATCGGCAGCGAAGCCGTCCCGATCGAAGCCGCCGTCGAGTCTAGGGAAGCGACCGCACTCTCACGCCCTGGGGGGCGATTCCGACTCGGATTCCGAAGACGATCGCCGCCGAGGACGACATGAAGCAATCACAGGGTTTGGCGCAGATGGCGCAGAGACAAAGCGAAAGCGgcaaaaggaggagaagaaggtgtACGTTATCGAGCGACAATCGAATCGAAGCTGGAAGGATGAAGTGAGGAGCCACAGACAGTCGAAGAATCTACTCCCAGCCGAAGCCAGAGCCCAACAGAATGCTGTCACCGCCGAGACCGAGCCGGCCAGTCAAGATACATCTCTTAAATGGGGATTGACaatcaaagagaagaagcctgcATCGGAGGATCAAGCTCCCGCAGAGTCGAACGCACAGGCCAGCGACGACGAAATGCGAGAAGCAAGCAGCGGCGAAGGCGAAGGCGATGCTGCACCAGCGGAACGAACGGCCGATGACGAGGCTATGGATGCTCTCCTTGGAAAAACAACTGAAGACAAAAAGATCATTACCGCAGGGCAACCAACGGAAGACGATGCCTACCGCCGCGATGTCGAATCCTCCGGCGCAGTATCCAGCCTCCAAGATTACGAAGACATGCCTGTTGAAGAGTTTGGCGCCGCACTGCTCCGCGGCATGGGTTGGAACGGCGAGAATCGTGGTCCCAAAGTCAAACAAGTCAAGAGACGACAGAATCGCCTCGGCCTTGGTGCCAAGGAgctcaaagaagaggaggaactCGGCGGATGGAACCAGATcggcaagaagaagtccaGGCCGCGACTAGATGATTACAGGAGGGAAGAGAGCAAACGCAAGGAGAGTCGACGACATGAGGACAGCTACAAACGAGAAAGGGAGCGCGAACGTGACCGCGAAAGGGGTCAGCATAGAGACAGAGACCGGGACCGAGATCGAGATTATAGGGATAGGGATAGGGATAGGGATAGACATCGGGACAGAGACCGAGATTACGACAGGCATAGGGACCGACATCGCGACTCTGACCGGgatcgacgacgatga